The following coding sequences lie in one Drosophila sulfurigaster albostrigata strain 15112-1811.04 chromosome 2R, ASM2355843v2, whole genome shotgun sequence genomic window:
- the LOC133836235 gene encoding RING finger protein unkempt isoform X1, protein MANDASKLLLSSHQEKTSHYTYLKEFRVEQCQSFLQHKCNQHRPFVCFNWHFQNQRRRRPVRKRDGTFNYSADNYCTKYDETTGICPEGDECPFLHRTAGDTERRYHLRYYKTCMCVHDTDSRGYCVKNGLHCAFAHGMQDQRPPVYDIKELETLQNSDITLDGTNAQNALDKERNLMNEDPKWQDTNYVLANYKTEPCKRPPRLCRQGYACPQYHNSKDKRRSPRKYKYRSTPCPNVKHGEEWGEPGNCESSDNCQYCHTRTEQQFHPEIYKSTKCNDVQQAGYCPRSVFCAFAHVEPYVVSDQKKRDHEIALSELISNGLSDLKVQDEVANGKLPPGLLQLSNNLLNDIDGNNTNKMLVDALENTTNSSKILNISLPMDSIPCTLDDPRENSLSASLVNNSLLTRSSAPINIPNTTLSNSINDFNSGGFAVNIPSSSLTYSPTNHANLFSVYGGSNKLSNSLSAATQNDSNNIFFSSRMISPVFGDGLSISPSVRISELNTIRDDINSSSVGNSLFENTLNTAKNAFSLQSLQSQNNSDLGRMNNDLLTKTAQVQKLSARLEELMCKLKIAELHRDKAKQEAVEWKERHDLVQIQLNLPGELRDLSIQKLKQLQSKLRTDLEEVDKVLYLENAKKCMKCEENNRTVTLEPCNHLSICNTCAGSVTECPYCQVPVITTHT, encoded by the exons ATGGCGAACGATGCGAGCAAGCTACTGCTATCTTCACACCAAGAAAAAACCAGTCATTATAC ATACCTGAAAGAATTTCGCGTGGAACAATGCCAATCGTTTCTGCAGCACAAATGCAATCAGCATCGTCCATTCGTTTGCTTCAATTGGCATTTTCAAAATCAGCGTCGTCGGCGGCCCGTGCGTAAACGTGATGGAACATTTAATTATAGTGCTGATAATTATTGCACCAAATATGATGAGACCACAGGCATTTGTCCCGAAGGCGATGA ATGCCCTTTTCTACACCGCACAGCCGGCGACACTGAGCGTCGCTATCATTTACGCTACTACAAAACGTGCATGTGCGTACACGATACGGACAGTCGTGGCTACTGCGTTAAAAATGGTTTACATTGCGCCTTTGCACATGGCATGCAGGATCAACGTCCGCCGGTCTATGACATTAAAGAGCTGGAAACACTGCAGAATTCGGATATAACGCTGGACGGCACCAATGCACAAAATGCTCTGGACAAGGAGCGCAATCTGATGAACGAGGATCCCAAGTGGCAGGATACCAACTATGTGCTGGCCAACTACAAAACGGAGCCGTGCAAGCGTCCTCCACGTCTCTGTCGGCAGGGATACGCTTGTCCACAGTATCACAACAGCAAGGATAAGCGTCGCTCGCCACGAAAGTACAAATACAG GTCCACACCATGCCCCAATGTGAAGCATGGCGAGGAGTGGGGTGAGCCGGGTAACTGTGAGTCCAGCGACAATTGCCAATATTGTCACACACGCACCGAGCAACAGTTCCATCCGGAAATCTACAAGTCCACCAAATGCAACGATGTCCAACAGGCTGGCTACTGTCCACGCAGCGTCTTCTGCGCCTTTGCCCATGTGGAAC CTTATGTGGTCAGCGATCAGAAGAAGCGTGATCACGAAATTGCTTTAAGCGAACTCATTTCCAATGGCTTGTCCGATTTGAAGGTGCAGGATGAGGTCGCTAATGGCAAGCTGCCACCAGGACTGCTGCAGCTGAGCAATAAT TTATTAAATGATATTGATGGTAATAATACCAACAAAATGTTGGTTGATGCTTTggaaaatacaacaaattccAGCAAAATCCTAAATATCTCATTACCAATGGACAGCATTC CATGTACTTTGGATGATCCACGCGAGAACTCACTGTCGGCAAGTCTGGTCAACAATAGTTTATTAACACGTTCCTCGGCGCCAATTAACATTCCTAATACGACACTAAGTAACTCTATAAACG actTTAACTCTGGTGGATTTGCCGTCAACATTCCCAGCAGCTCGCTCACCTATAGTCCAACAAATCATGCCAATCTTTTCAGTGTTTATGGCGGCTCCAATAAACTGAGCAATTCTCTGTCGGCAGCCACACAGAACGACAGCAATAACATCTTCTTTTCATCGCGCATGATCTCGCCAGTCTTTGGCGATGGCTTATCAATTAGTCCATCAGTTAGAATATCCGAATTGAACACCATACGTGATGACATTAACAGCAGCTCAGTGGGCAACAGTCTGTTCGAGAACACTCTTAATACGGCCAAGAATGCTTTCAGTCTACAATCGCTACAGTCGCAGAATAACAGCGATCTCGGTCGCATGAACAACGATTTGCTCACAAAGACAGCACAGGTTCAAAAGTTATCGGCTCGCCTCGAGGAGCTGATGTGCAAGCTTAAGATTGCCGAGCTACATCGCGACAAGGCCAAGCAGGAGGCCGTAGAGTGGAAAGAGCGCCACGATTTAGTGCAGATTCAACTTAATTTGCCCGGCGAGTTGCGTGATTTATCTATTCAGAAACTAAAGCAATTGCA
- the LOC133835767 gene encoding uncharacterized protein LOC133835767 — MATSKSLGKKQAKNHSDCLSYLQSLGDATPKEVADKLAAQIETESHKSDTASINQAALNVAFRVYYHVVHKYELEDEHFKDLPQLLTGEHPSAFFQLQSVLLTEHWTCLDQELIEAKCIAAIIEALQQNSSCLVPQLKALNLLVKKFPKLQLHSLQLEHFYQCLQRQSQTGSREETLTLYNHCCKQRERAFFYFHLIVEFWPWTNRNKYYLLSGILNSHALPELLGASGHSEQEFFAGLRLSLSYKGLRAASQYPVKSLSNQQSPELLALAVELLVNGSVAEIQNFHSQWFLRIQQHEALFQLLQAKPEIVEFLVSSEVARSASDQHRLILIFSMFAKEINLASKLHFFKISTELLTNCSCFETDAQLLIFKFLVDNLSNFAVEDCLEFFYNFMERHRGVESSEFRNTMLGKMPNIINHTAKHFNKALKSDGVLALAQDIKRFFCQLQQLIELDMRSDVYQPKIFALKLMEILLKSLYSEQVTKNAKMCSTQQNQQLGAFLLDQNVFQPHKMAQLLFDSLNDPQGFDDALELTVSLLLQLQLVDSSQCLERCHVLSSSSDVDECSLVSLYAQLAVRSFKDQQPARDLYAESLQQLRSKLESFQKDPLHTAKAAGGHLFGHICILDELVSGGSRHLEATLATTELLPLLQRILNIVLDFLNVANARREEAAAAATVTAASFQDMEESLELLVSESAYEAGAEEAAACRKYLLMSFWLTLKAICDLATSVGCNLLLATEEPDYAALQRCLDINVAVLTRCRHKGAIEAAGLSIGKLTRSLASEQEGLELLYNCLERELLSDCRQVSTTRRGAGFSIMFLHVLKNDNTRRQLLHRAVQRILQRLQELPASLPDASINHDRWEALALHYLCVLVRDTELRPAMCKYYNEIMMVAMAHIDNAEWTISNAALQLFGASLGKLVGQRQATEFETKLAWEPSELNYEELACLLPKACEHMLQCCDSAQITTSSIILFLGFLSKVEHLCTTGQEQQSTQLLLRFRRLSWRLLRHNCEQVRLLAASCFVRAHEFRCDLPRALLKSAKLASRLKDDNFYEGLLYTLHAGVLKLQHEARHVWTAAQLEHFQLRLLETLQVKSEHVKHFKAYTLNVLLQLLRLLEATEQATMVQQLLEEQQEKSIG; from the exons ATGGCTACCTCAAAGTCTCTCGGCAAGAAACAAGCAAAGAATCACAGTGACTGCCTCTCCTATCTGCAA TCACTGGGTGACGCCACGCCCAAAGAGGTGGCAGACAAGTTGGCCGCACAAATCGAAACAGAATCGCACAAATCGGATACGGCAAGCATCAATCAGGCGGCGCTCAACGTCGCCTTTCGTGTTTATTATCACGTTGTGCACAAATATGAATTGGAGGACGAACATTTTAAGGATTTGCCACAGTTGTTGACCGGCGAGCATCCTTCAGCATTTTTCCAGCTGCAATCAGTGCTGCTGACAGAACACTGGACATGTCTCGATCAGGAATTAATTGAAGCCAAGTGCATTGCTGCCATAATTGAGGCACTGCAGCAGAACAGCAGCTGCCTGGTACCGCAATTGAAGGCCCTCAATCTGCTGGTTAAGAAGTTCCCCAAGCTGCAATTGCATTCACTGCAACTGGAGCATTTCTATCAATGTCTACAGCGTCAGAGCCAAACGGGATCACGCGAGGAGACGTTGACACTCTACAACCATTGCTGCAAGCAGCGGGAAAGGGCATTCTTCTATTTTCACCTCATCGTGGAGTTCTGGCCTTGGACAAATCGCAATAAATACTATCTGCTGAGTGGCATACTCAATTCCCATGCATTGCCTGAGCTGCTGGGAGCAAGTGGACACAGCGAACAGGAGTTCTTCGCGGGATTGCGTCTGAGTCTAAGCTATAAGGGTTTGCGAGCAGCCAGCCAATATCCAGTGAAGAGTCTGAGCAACCAGCAGTCGCCGGAGCTGCTTGCTTTGGCCGTGGAGCTGTTGGTCAATGGCAGCGTGGCGGAAATCCAAAACTTTCATTCCCAGTGGTTTCTGCGGATTCAGCAGCACGAGGCGCTCTTTCAGCTGCTTCAGGCGAAACCAGAGATTGTGGAATTCCTGGTCAGCTCAGAGGTGGCGCGCTCCGCCAGCGACCAGCATCGTCTCATCTTGATATTCAGCATGTTTGCCAAGGAAATCAATTTGGCGTCCAAGCTGCATTTCTTTAAAATCAGCACTGAACTCTTGAccaattgcagttgctttgAGACGGATGCACAGCTCTTGATCTTCAAGTTTCTGGTGGACAATCTAAGCAACTTTGCTGTGGAGGATTGCCTGGAGTTCTTCTACAACTTCATGGAACGACATCGCGGCGTGGAGAGTTCCGAGTTTCGCAACACAATGCTGGGCAAGATGCCCAACATCATAAATCACACTGCGAAACATTTCAACAAGGCGTTAAAGTCCGATGGAGTTCTCGCACTTGCTCAAGATATTAAACGCTTCTTTTgccagctgcagcaactgATTGAGCTGGACATGCGGAGCGACGTCTATCAGCCCAAGATCTTTGCGCTTAAGCTGATGGAGATTTTACTTAAATCGCTGTATAGCGAACAAGTCACAAAGAATGCCAAAATGTGCAGCACGCAGCAGAATCAACAGCTGGGCGCTTTTCTCTTGGATCAGAACGTTTTCCAGCCGCATAAAATGGCGCAGCTGCTCTTTGATTCCCTCAACGATCCGCAGGGTTTCGATGATGCCTTGGAATTGACGGTatcgctgttgctgcagctgcaacttgtGGATAGCTCGCAATGCTTGGAGCGTTGTCATGTGCTCTCCTCCAGCTCGGATGTGGATGAATGTTCTCTAGTCTCGCTTTATGCGCAGCTCGCGGTACGCAGCTTCAAGGATCAGCAGCCAGCTAGAGATCTTTATGCTGAATCGCTACAGCAATTGCGCAGTAAACTTGAGAGTTTCCAAAAGGATCCGTTGCATACAGCCAAAGCAGCTGGTGGACATCTCTTTGGGCACATTTGCATACTCGATGAACTGGTTAGCGGTGGCAGTCGCCATCTGGAGGCTACGCTGGCAACAACTGAGCTGTTGCCGCTACTTCAGCGCATTCTAAATATTGTGCTTGACTTTCTCAATGTGGCAAATGCACGGCGAGAggaggcagcagctgctgcaactgtcACAGCTGCCAGCTTTCAGGACATGGAGGAGAGCTTGGAGCTGCTGGTCAGCGAGAGCGCCTACGAGGCAGGAGCGGAGGAGGCGGCAGCTTGTCGCAAATATTTGCTCATGAGTTTCTGGCTTACACTAAAG gcAATTTGCGACTTGGCTACAAGTGTGGGCTGTAatttgctgcttgccactgAGGAGCCTGATTATGCTGCACTACAGCGCTGCCTGGACATCAATGTGGCGGTGTTGACGCGCTGTCGTCATAAGGGAGCCATCGAAGCTGCAGGCTTGAGCATTGGCAAGTTAACGCGCAGTTTAGCCAGCGAGCAGGAAGGACTCGAACTCTTGTACAATTGCCTGGAACGGGAGCTGCTCTCGGATTGTCGCCAGGTGAGCACCACGCGACGTGGTGCCGGCTTCTCCATCATGTTTCTGCATGTGCTCAAGAACGACAACACGCGTCGTCAGCTGCTGCATCGCGCTGTGCAACGTATTCTGCAACGTCTTCAAGAGTTGCCGGCCAGTTTACCAGATGCCTCAATCAATCATGATCGCTGGGAAGCGCTCGCCTTGCATTATCTCTGTGTATTGGTGCGAGACACTGAACTGCGTCCGGCCATGTGCAAATACTACAACGAGATCATGATGGTGGCCATGGCGCACATTGACAACGCAGAGTGGACAATTTCCAATGCGGCGCTGCAGTTGTTTGGCGCCAGTCTGGGCAAGCTTGTGGGTCAACGGCAGGCCACCGAGTTTGAGACGAAACTCGCCTGGGAGCCGAGTGAACTGAACTATGAGGAATTGGCCTGTCTGCTGCCCAAGGCGTGTGAGCACATGCTGCAATGCTGCGACAGCGCACAGATCACCACCTCCTCGATAATTCTGTTCCTCGGCTTCCTCAGCAAAGTGGAGCATCTGTGCACCACGGGCCAAGAGCAGCAATCGACgcaattgctgctgcgtttTCGACGCCTCAGCTGGCGTCTGTTGCGGCACAACTGTGAGCAAGTGCGTCTCCTTGCAGCCAGTTGCTTTGTTCGTGCCCACGAGTTTCGCTGTGATCTGCCGAGAGCGTTGCTGAAGAGCGCAAAGCTGGCGTCGCGCTTGAAGGATGACAATTTCTATGAGGGATTGCTGTACACGTTACACGCAGGTGTGTTGAAGCTGCAACATGAGGCACGTCATGTGTGGACAGCGGCGCAATTGGAGCATTTTCAGCTGCGTCTGCTAGAAACGTTGCAAGTGAAATCGGAGCATGTGAAGCATTTTAAGGCGTATACACTAAAtgtgctgctgcagttgttgcgaCTTTTAGAGGCCACAGAGCAGGCAACAATGGTGCAACAGCTGCTCGAGGAGCAGCAGGAAAAGTCAATAGGCTAA
- the LOC133835778 gene encoding LOW QUALITY PROTEIN: max-like protein X (The sequence of the model RefSeq protein was modified relative to this genomic sequence to represent the inferred CDS: deleted 1 base in 1 codon): MNDNLTAKEEAYNMDQDQELGGGKHYSRCSSAGSTHTPNSSAHNSDDDDDSGDARHSSAANSTLSYKERRRSAHTQAEQKRRDAIKKGYDSLQELVPRCQPSDSSGYKLSKALILQKSIEYIGYLNQQKLKQEDESAALKKEVTALRIIQNGYETMLQHQQANPGPEEARLTDEAKFQVFQAILDEMFDTFQHIPMDSFKQLTSGVIPWLEEHCKPHILRNILGRTLQQMAQETQEKQQQQQQQAMDQETAEGGFS, from the exons ATGAACGACAATTTAACTGCAAAGGAGGAAGCCTACAACATGGATCAAGATCAGGAACTTGGTGGTGGCAAACACTACTCACGCTGCAGCAGTGCTGGCAGCACACACACGCCTAACTCCTCGGCCCACAACTCGG atgacgacgatgatagCGGTGATGCCCGACACTCGTCGGCAGCGAACTCAACGCTTAGCTATAAGGAACGACGACGCTCGGCGCACACGCAGGCGGAACAGAAGCGGCGTGATGCCATCAAGAAGGGCTATGACAGCTTGCAAGAGCTGGTGCCACGTTGCCAGCCCAGCGATTCGTCGGGTTACAAGCTAAGCAAAGCGCTGATCTTGCAGAAATCCATTGAATACATTGGCTATCTGAATCAGCAGAAATTGAAGCAAGAAGATGAGAGTGCTGCACTG AAAAAAGAGGTGACAGCGTTGCGTATCATACAGAATGGCTACGAAACGATGCTGCAACATCAGCAGGCAAATCCGGGACCAGAGGAAGCGCGTCTCACAGACGAGGCTAAGTTTCAAGTG TTCCAGGCCATACTCGATGAAATGTTTGACACATTCCAGCACATACCCATGGATAGCTTCAAGCAGCTAACCAGCGGCGTCATTCCCTGGCTGGAGGAGCATTGCAAGCCGCACATTCTGCGCAACATTCTCGGTCGCACGTTGCAGCAAATGGCGCAGGAGACGCAAgagaaacaacagcagcagcagcaacaggccaTGGATCAGGAAACTGCTGAAGGCGGCTTTAGTTGA
- the LOC133835773 gene encoding adipocyte plasma membrane-associated protein Hemomucin: protein MGLLYALRVRIMNFMIFFLIIILLPGLPPRTTFPYKDFTVTPPKELKGALEPNFHLEGAERLLEGRIYGPEHLIARNNEIYTGLHGGEIIKITANHVTHVAKFGQPCAENFEESRCGRPLGLAFDTLGNNLIVADGYYGLWQVDLTTNKKTLLVSPSQELPGKDISRPAKIFNSVTVSKQGDVYWSDSSSDFLIQDLVFTSFANPSGRLFKYNRAKNVSEVLLDELFFANGVALSPNEDFIVVSETGAQRLTKYHLKGPKAGQSEVFVDGLPGMPDNLTPDAEGLWVPLVVAVDSEHPSSYSLFSRFPSVRLFLARMLTLFELPFRYLDQVYPNKFSKRFVHFIGHGESIMLLSPKRTTVVRVDWNGNIVGSLHGFDKSVSGVSHVLEFQDHLYLGSPFNHYLARVKSPKASKQPTIKVRNVRVEGEGLEASVGAAPTTTTAKPKATTTTTTTKKPTTTTTTTTTTTTTAKPATTKAPTTTTTTTTTKKPTTTTTTTTTTAKPATTKAPTTAKPTTTTTTTPKPETTTTKRTVPKKPAPVEEEIPVDTQPPQKEKLKVINKQGAHVEL, encoded by the exons ATGGGTCTGCTATACGCGCTGCGCGTGAGAATCATGAATTTCATGATTTTCTTCTTGATTATAATCTTGTTGCCGGGTTTGCCACCGCGTACAACTTTCCCCTACAAAGACTTCAC TGTGACCCCGCCCAAAGAACTGAAGGGAGCCCTGGAGCCCAACTTTCACCTGGAAGGAGCTGAGCGTCTGCTTGAGGGTCGCATCTACGGCCCTGAGCATCTGATTGCGCGCAACAACGAGATCTACACGGGTCTCCATGGCGGTGAGATCATCAAGATCACTGCCAACCATGTCACGCATGTTGCCAAGTTCGGTCAGCCTTGTG CTGAGAACTTCGAGGAGTCACGTTGTGGCCGTCCTCTGGGTTTGGCATTCGATACCTTGGGCAACAATCTGATTGTCGCCGATGGTTACTACGGCTTGTGGCAAGTGGACTTGACAACCAACAAGAAGACTCTGTTGGTCTCCCCGTCACAGGAGCTGCCTGGCAAGGATATTTCACGCCCAGCAAAGATCTTCAATTCAGTGACAGTCAGCAAACAAGGTGATGTCTATTGGTCGGACTCCTCGTCGGACTTTTTGATCCAAGATTTGGTCTTTACCTCGTTTGCTAATCCATCGGGCCG TCTATTCAAATACAATCGCGCCAAGAATGTGAGCGAAGTGTTGCTGGATGAATTGTTCTTTGCCAACGGTGTGGCCCTCAGTCCCAATGAAGACTTTATTGTGGTGTCCGAAACTGGCGCCCAACGTCTGACCAAATACCACCTCAAGGGACCCAAGGCGGGACAGAGTGAAGTCTTTGTCGATGGTCTGCCTGGTATGCCCGACAATCTGACGCCTGATGCTGAGGGTCTTTGGGTGCCTTTGGTGGTGGCCGTTGATAGTGAGCATCCATCATCGTACTCGCTCTTCTCACGCTTCCCAAGCGTGCGTCTTTTCTTGGCCCGCATGCTGACGCTGTTTGAGCTGCCTTTCCGCTACCTGGATCAGGTCTATCCCAACAAGTTCTCCAAGCGTTTTGTGCACTTCATTGGCCATGGCGAGAGCATCATGCTGCTCTCACCCAAGCGCACCACTGTGGTTCGTGTTGATTGGAATGGCAACATTGTGGGATCCCTGCATGGCTTCGACAAGAGCGTGTCTGGAGTTTCTCATGTGCTCGAGTTCCAGGATCATTTGTACTTGGGTTCGCCATTCAATCATTATTTGGCACGCGTGAAGTCGCCAAAGGCATCTAAGCAGCCAACAATCAAGGTGCGCAATGTGCGTGTGGAGGGCGAAGGATTGGAGGCTTCAGTGGGAGCTGCgccaacaactacaacagctaagccaaaggcaacaacaacaaccactactACGAagaagccaacaacaaccacgacaacaactacgaccacaacaactacGGCAAAGCCAGCGACAACAAAGGcgcctacaacaacaacaacaaccacgacaaccaagaagccaacaacaaccacgacaacaacgaccacAACGGCAAAGCCAGCGACAACCAAGGCGCCAACAACAGCTaagccaacgacaacaacaacaactacaccgAAGCcggagacaacaacaaccaagcGCACAGTGCCAAAGAAGCCAGCGCCTGTTGAGGAAGAGATTCCCGTGGACACGCAGCCACCACAGAAGGAGAAGCTGAAGGTGATCAACAAGCAAGGAGCACACGTTGAGCTTTAA
- the LOC133835779 gene encoding uncharacterized protein LOC133835779, giving the protein MATAHLPIQKSKFYDHNGEPGCQGLEEVNRMFRNFWDPTAYWVCEKQGTRARLQRCPQSQLYSEELGRCIHYSDWSWTDPKEPPSRPKC; this is encoded by the coding sequence ATGGCCACCGCACATCTGCCCATCCAGAAGTCGAAATTCTACGACCATAATGGCGAACCCGGCTGCCAGGGACTGGAGGAAGTGAATCGCATGTTCCGCAACTTCTGGGATCCCACCGCCTATTGGGTGTGCGAAAAGCAAGGAACACGTGCTCGCCTCCAACGTTGTCCGCAATCGCAGCTGTATTCCGAGGAGCTGGGTCGCTGCATTCACTATTCGGACTGGAGCTGGACGGATCCCAAGGAGCCGCCAAGTCGCCCCAAGTGCTAA